A portion of the Stigmatella aurantiaca DW4/3-1 genome contains these proteins:
- a CDS encoding metallophosphoesterase family protein: MPTQTLLIAGVGDIHGRFHRVEEWMDGLGKARGRPVDMVLAVGDVEAFRRADDQRRKMTKRLMPAEFAEYADGQRQMKRPLYFIGGNNEDFEALHDAQDGLELAPQVYYLGRAGIQTLQGLRVAYLSGIHAPRFYEQPLKRPRALDTAKQAGYFRGPEVERVMHVRDVDILLVHEWPRGIVQRARDENVPTARALPSYWIGNPITRRLADTLRPKWMLCGHSHKGFAVSLGGEGGRPVTRIACLDQATRPDEAVFWLEFEDREPVRGGWGISGEVAWQSGAPWNLQSLPVTGPPMASAQPEGDEDREMG; this comes from the coding sequence ATGCCCACACAAACTCTCCTCATCGCTGGTGTGGGAGACATCCATGGACGCTTCCACCGGGTGGAAGAATGGATGGATGGGTTGGGCAAGGCCCGCGGCCGGCCGGTGGACATGGTGTTGGCGGTGGGGGATGTGGAAGCGTTCCGGCGCGCGGATGATCAGCGCCGCAAGATGACCAAGCGCCTCATGCCGGCCGAGTTCGCCGAGTACGCGGATGGGCAGCGGCAGATGAAGCGGCCGCTGTACTTCATCGGCGGCAACAACGAGGACTTCGAGGCGCTGCACGACGCGCAGGATGGCTTGGAGCTGGCCCCTCAGGTGTATTACCTGGGGCGGGCAGGGATCCAGACGTTGCAGGGGTTGCGCGTGGCGTACCTCTCGGGCATCCACGCGCCGCGCTTCTACGAGCAGCCGCTCAAGCGGCCCCGGGCGCTCGATACGGCGAAGCAGGCGGGGTATTTCCGCGGGCCCGAGGTGGAGCGGGTCATGCACGTGCGGGACGTGGACATCCTGCTGGTGCACGAGTGGCCGCGCGGCATCGTTCAGCGGGCCCGGGACGAGAATGTTCCCACCGCGCGGGCCCTGCCGTCGTACTGGATTGGCAATCCCATCACCCGAAGGCTGGCGGACACGCTGCGGCCCAAGTGGATGTTGTGTGGCCATTCCCACAAGGGGTTCGCGGTGTCGCTGGGCGGAGAGGGCGGGCGGCCGGTGACGCGCATTGCCTGTCTGGATCAGGCGACGCGGCCCGACGAGGCGGTGTTCTGGCTGGAGTTCGAGGATCGCGAGCCGGTGCGCGGCGGCTGGGGCATCTCCGGAGAGGTGGCCTGGCAGTCCGGGGCCCCGTGGAACCTCCAGTCGCTTCCCGTGACGGGGCCGCCCATGGCCTCCGCGCAGCCGGAAGGGGACGAGGATCGGGAGATGGGGTAG
- a CDS encoding CBS domain-containing protein has protein sequence MKLSMVMNRDVTSIRPDQTLTDAAKHMRQQGFGLLPVCHVQKMIGLLTDRDIVFQAIAERLDPQQTPVSDILSEGPPRYAFEDDELATAARLMTEHGLPRLPVLDRHQNLVGMVSLKDVSREEPAMPSRTDTSLEELLAAPH, from the coding sequence ATGAAACTGAGCATGGTGATGAACCGGGATGTGACATCCATCCGCCCAGATCAGACGCTGACCGACGCCGCCAAACACATGCGGCAACAGGGCTTTGGACTCCTTCCCGTCTGTCACGTCCAGAAGATGATTGGCCTGCTCACGGACCGTGACATCGTGTTTCAAGCCATCGCGGAGCGGCTCGATCCCCAGCAGACGCCCGTGAGTGACATCCTGAGCGAAGGGCCCCCGCGCTACGCATTCGAGGACGACGAGTTGGCCACCGCGGCCCGCCTCATGACCGAGCACGGGCTGCCCCGGCTCCCGGTCCTCGACCGCCACCAGAACCTCGTGGGCATGGTGTCACTCAAGGATGTCTCGCGCGAGGAGCCGGCCATGCCCTCCCGCACGGACACCTCCTTGGAGGAGCTGCTCGCGGCGCCCCACTGA
- a CDS encoding phosphatase PAP2 family protein codes for MSFPHFILVAVPLLTALPMAQEARAPAEQAPRFHALRFDGKRDGALIGTAAVLLVGSEVFFKEDLAPATCRWCDRAPDGTETLNRLDRWGRGITGSTGKRRGTAGTWSNLVGFGVLPLGTLGAQYALSRNAGASPDIFFQDAGILVETVLLSSLVNQTTKFIAGRERPFVHVLPEAQKPLTDHPADNNLSFYSGHTSMAFSLVVSAGTVAHLRGYPHRQWIWAVGLPMATSVGLLRMGAGKHYLTDVAVGAALGTASGIALPWLLHGRTRPAPSSLSLQVTGGPRGAALSGRF; via the coding sequence GTGTCCTTCCCACATTTCATTCTGGTGGCCGTTCCCCTGCTTACCGCGCTCCCCATGGCGCAGGAAGCCCGGGCCCCAGCCGAGCAGGCGCCGCGATTTCACGCGCTGCGCTTCGACGGGAAACGGGACGGGGCCCTCATCGGCACGGCCGCGGTGCTGCTGGTGGGCAGCGAGGTGTTCTTCAAGGAAGACCTGGCCCCCGCGACGTGCCGCTGGTGCGACCGGGCGCCGGATGGCACGGAAACGCTCAACCGGCTGGATCGCTGGGGCCGAGGCATCACGGGCTCCACCGGAAAACGGCGTGGCACCGCGGGCACCTGGAGCAACCTCGTGGGCTTCGGCGTGCTGCCCCTGGGGACGTTGGGCGCGCAATACGCCCTCTCCCGGAATGCGGGAGCATCCCCGGACATCTTCTTTCAGGACGCGGGCATCCTCGTCGAGACGGTGCTGCTGAGCTCCTTGGTCAACCAGACCACGAAGTTCATCGCGGGCCGGGAGCGGCCCTTCGTCCACGTCCTGCCCGAGGCTCAGAAACCCCTCACGGACCACCCTGCCGACAACAACCTCTCGTTCTACAGCGGCCACACCAGCATGGCCTTCTCGCTGGTGGTGTCCGCGGGCACCGTGGCCCATCTGCGCGGCTATCCCCACCGGCAATGGATCTGGGCGGTGGGCCTGCCCATGGCCACTTCCGTGGGGCTGCTGCGCATGGGGGCCGGCAAGCACTACCTCACCGACGTGGCCGTGGGTGCCGCCCTCGGAACCGCCTCCGGCATCGCGTTGCCCTGGCTGCTCCACGGGCGGACCCGCCCGGCCCCCTCCTCGCTGTCCCTCCAGGTCACCGGGGGACCCCGCGGCGCGGCGCTCTCCGGGCGGTTCTAG
- a CDS encoding PD-(D/E)XK nuclease family protein has product MTRSGRTLQVFPDAHRRQQVLRATRESHGFVLGTGCLTWDEFVDALGGARALKRRPCPPLAARAVMAALAQGLGETPFGGFIQEPAFARAALELVLDMKAGRLTPRELQDAAEVLPQERRSRLRVLARLYDAYAKRMEALGLADREDVLRGSLQALKAGRWPSAWEGVDTLVLHGLYDVRPSVLELLLALAELCEKRQVALRVETPVGGSPVADAALAALFRAFENRGETLGHVDLFKADLTFEARPLAELGRHLFSEEVARGALETPVEALRMWSVGSAQDEARQIARDVRRLVAEGVEPGRIAVAWREPGPEARWLAEALGELGVPVRLPSGEPLALAGPVRLALDLPLLAEDGFPAERVAELVASRYAPTLSRGAPEAPATLLTLAAVRDDRLGASRGRGAYDVRLEGLARRMVAARDEKANAVRLLRERCLRLMEECRRIPETGSALELLGAWWQAVRQLGLMDSEGELEPLRDGALGLLGLKARARDDAARQALGLRVAELERGLRRVEGGPRLSRRTFGRWLVDAMRDVSLPPGGPSSGAVEVLDIRELAGRTFGHLFLAGMTEGRFPGHEAPNPLLGDADRVELNKHLERDVFRLTGGEFEERAPWRLTEDRLLFASVLVAAEEQVSLSFAVAGVGGQEQVPSAFLEEVRRLTGRNWEARALMAVPPLDDVLTEPELRQRVALETMASARLRVTEPDMAEPLLRRHFAGEAWYAEARELARVELERLHFFSDPAHRVGPHTGHVVGPGLPEALRETFRFDETRPLSASALARFGNCGFQGFLTYGLKVAEPEQPGEEFDARGRGTFWHRVVEEVFRRLREKGLLGKGLEEIPEEVLTAAVAEAVRSFEQRHHVGHPELWKLAKERARAMARRILADERRGLPFERYMPEDFELKFGPEALRDTWKQVSLAAGQEAIHFEGKIDRLDQRAGDVGVIDYKSGRLDKRELKEKLLSSDFQLPLYLYAARASGHREARNAAWFSLRTGTTLHLSELLSPEEIDDMLATEPSVRARLAQEEKPNLANAVERLVTTAREGQFAMRPKDCGSCGFRAVCRITERRLVEESA; this is encoded by the coding sequence ATGACCCGTTCCGGCCGCACCCTCCAGGTCTTCCCCGACGCCCACCGGCGCCAGCAAGTGCTGCGCGCCACACGGGAAAGCCACGGCTTCGTGCTGGGAACGGGTTGTCTCACCTGGGACGAATTCGTGGACGCGCTGGGTGGCGCGCGGGCGCTGAAGCGCCGGCCGTGTCCGCCCTTGGCCGCGCGCGCGGTGATGGCCGCGTTGGCCCAGGGGCTGGGGGAAACGCCCTTTGGCGGCTTCATTCAGGAGCCGGCCTTCGCCCGCGCCGCGCTGGAGCTCGTGCTCGACATGAAGGCGGGCCGGTTGACGCCGCGGGAACTTCAGGACGCCGCGGAGGTCCTTCCGCAAGAGCGCCGTTCCCGGCTCCGGGTGCTCGCCCGGCTGTATGACGCGTACGCCAAGCGCATGGAGGCGTTGGGGCTCGCGGACCGGGAGGATGTGCTGCGCGGCTCGCTTCAGGCGCTGAAGGCGGGCCGGTGGCCCTCGGCCTGGGAGGGGGTGGACACGCTCGTGCTGCACGGGCTGTACGATGTCCGGCCCTCCGTGCTGGAGCTGCTCCTGGCGCTGGCGGAGCTCTGCGAGAAGCGCCAGGTGGCCCTGCGCGTGGAGACGCCCGTGGGCGGTTCTCCCGTGGCGGACGCGGCGCTGGCGGCCCTCTTCCGGGCCTTCGAGAACCGGGGGGAGACCCTGGGGCACGTGGACCTCTTCAAGGCGGATCTGACCTTCGAGGCCCGTCCTTTGGCCGAGCTGGGGCGGCACCTCTTCTCGGAGGAGGTGGCCCGGGGGGCGCTGGAGACCCCGGTGGAGGCCTTGCGGATGTGGAGCGTGGGCTCGGCCCAGGACGAGGCCCGGCAGATTGCCCGGGACGTGCGGCGGCTGGTGGCCGAAGGGGTTGAGCCGGGCCGGATCGCCGTGGCCTGGCGGGAGCCGGGCCCGGAGGCGCGGTGGCTGGCCGAGGCGCTGGGTGAGCTGGGCGTTCCGGTGCGGCTGCCTTCGGGCGAGCCGCTCGCGCTGGCGGGCCCGGTGCGCCTGGCGCTGGACCTGCCGTTGCTGGCTGAGGATGGGTTTCCCGCGGAGCGCGTGGCGGAGCTGGTGGCGAGCCGGTATGCGCCTACCCTGTCTCGCGGCGCGCCCGAGGCCCCCGCGACGCTCTTGACCCTGGCGGCGGTGCGGGATGACCGGCTGGGCGCTTCCCGGGGACGCGGTGCCTATGACGTGCGGCTGGAGGGGCTGGCCCGGCGCATGGTGGCGGCCCGCGATGAGAAGGCGAACGCCGTGCGGCTGCTGCGAGAGCGCTGCCTGCGGCTGATGGAGGAGTGCCGCCGCATTCCGGAGACGGGCAGCGCGCTGGAGCTGCTCGGTGCGTGGTGGCAGGCCGTGAGGCAGCTCGGCCTGATGGATTCAGAAGGGGAGCTGGAGCCCCTGCGGGATGGCGCCCTGGGCTTGCTGGGGCTGAAGGCCCGGGCGAGGGACGATGCCGCGCGCCAGGCCCTCGGCCTTCGGGTGGCGGAGCTGGAGCGGGGGCTGCGCCGGGTGGAGGGAGGGCCGAGGCTCTCGCGGCGCACCTTTGGCCGGTGGCTCGTGGACGCGATGCGGGATGTCTCCCTGCCGCCGGGAGGGCCTTCCTCTGGGGCCGTGGAGGTGCTGGACATCCGCGAGTTGGCGGGGCGGACGTTCGGCCACCTCTTCCTGGCGGGGATGACGGAGGGCCGCTTCCCGGGGCACGAGGCGCCCAACCCCCTGCTCGGGGACGCCGACCGCGTGGAGCTCAACAAACACCTGGAGCGGGACGTCTTCCGGCTCACCGGCGGTGAGTTCGAGGAGCGCGCGCCCTGGCGCCTCACCGAGGACCGGCTGCTCTTCGCCAGCGTGCTGGTGGCGGCGGAGGAGCAGGTGAGCCTGTCGTTCGCGGTGGCGGGGGTGGGCGGGCAGGAGCAGGTGCCATCCGCCTTTCTGGAGGAGGTGCGGCGGCTCACGGGCAGGAACTGGGAGGCCCGCGCGCTGATGGCCGTGCCGCCGCTCGACGACGTGCTCACGGAGCCAGAGCTTCGCCAGCGCGTGGCCCTGGAGACGATGGCGTCCGCGCGGCTGCGCGTCACCGAGCCGGACATGGCGGAGCCCTTGTTGCGCCGCCACTTCGCGGGGGAGGCGTGGTACGCCGAAGCGCGGGAGCTGGCGCGCGTGGAGCTCGAACGCCTGCACTTCTTCAGCGATCCGGCCCACCGCGTGGGGCCTCACACGGGACACGTCGTGGGCCCGGGCCTGCCCGAGGCGCTTCGGGAGACCTTCCGCTTCGACGAGACCCGGCCGCTGTCGGCGTCGGCGCTGGCCCGCTTCGGCAACTGTGGCTTCCAGGGCTTCTTGACGTATGGGCTGAAGGTGGCCGAGCCGGAGCAGCCGGGCGAGGAATTCGACGCGCGGGGGCGCGGCACTTTCTGGCACCGCGTGGTGGAGGAGGTGTTCCGGCGGCTCCGGGAGAAGGGGCTGCTCGGCAAGGGCCTGGAGGAGATCCCCGAGGAGGTGCTCACCGCCGCGGTCGCCGAGGCGGTGCGCTCCTTCGAGCAGCGCCACCACGTGGGGCATCCCGAACTGTGGAAGCTCGCGAAGGAGCGCGCCCGGGCCATGGCGCGGCGCATCCTCGCGGACGAGCGCCGGGGGCTGCCCTTCGAGCGCTACATGCCGGAGGACTTCGAGCTGAAGTTCGGCCCCGAGGCGCTCCGGGACACGTGGAAGCAGGTGTCGCTGGCGGCGGGCCAGGAGGCCATCCACTTCGAGGGGAAGATCGACCGGCTGGATCAGCGCGCGGGCGACGTGGGCGTCATCGACTACAAGTCCGGGCGCCTGGACAAGCGGGAGCTGAAGGAGAAGCTGCTGTCATCGGATTTCCAGCTCCCGCTCTACCTCTATGCGGCGCGTGCCAGCGGCCACCGGGAGGCCCGGAACGCGGCGTGGTTCTCGCTGCGCACGGGGACGACGCTGCACCTGTCCGAGCTGCTGTCCCCGGAAGAGATCGACGACATGCTGGCCACGGAGCCGTCCGTCCGGGCCCGGCTGGCGCAGGAGGAGAAGCCCAACCTGGCGAACGCGGTGGAGCGCCTGGTGACCACGGCCCGTGAGGGCCAGTTCGCGATGCGCCCGAAGGACTGTGGCAGCTGCGGGTTTCGCGCGGTCTGCCGCATCACCGAGCGGCGGCTGGTGGAGGAGAGCGCGTGA
- a CDS encoding UvrD-helicase domain-containing protein, with protein MSDASPLALERNLALLAGAGAGKTYSLVTMVLHLLAGAREAAPALRPAKLCMLTFTDKAAAEMRARTRSRLDALAQAEAKEPELRASLERLDRPFPAQDAWRAMREELGSATLGTFHSLCGQLLRRAPPGLGIDPSFEVLDELEASNLVQDVCERVVLDALEAGDARVSELCQELTFSGSGFADGLVASLRQVYAKLREEGLRAETAAVSNIEEARAGLEALFAESLTLCASARELDAKGEWRLLREACERALEGMTPENLFTADRLPALKAAFMADGRNFARLSKGAASPIRALYWRIFGKSDGSVIRLEDAFAAWRTAPFEVTFRNLLGQVEVRHETEFTRRNVFDFTALLVKARDLLRDHPAFRRQVQERMGALLVDEFQDTNRLQLELVLLLSEQREGGPRALRPDEDLRATLPLEPAFLCAVGDRKQSIYEFRGADVSVFALLAEKMVAEGGAKGFLQDNRRSVPALLDFFNRAFAGVLVASDPPRPYEVEYVPKEDDLSPVRPALSEEPAVERLLIGEAETAAEARERDANAVAHRLRLMLAPGAAPCVAHEDGQRLRPARGGDVAILLRTFTHLEVYRQALIRHGVPHRVLRGRGFYGAQEVLDLASLLALLADPDDSLALAAVLRSPLVGLSDASLFRLSSGDQGLSLAGVLQKDLAACELAPNERLRLERFLTALPSLRRERDRLGVKALLQVAMNITGYREAMAGTPYAEQASANIDKLLALAGRRDERGTGGCVAFARELRMLVESEPTEAQADLLDAGDPRAVQLLTIHRAKGLEWPVVVVPGLGGKRRSESARVHFERIHGLVLRPWLPDTLESFSSGRFEAVKDELDARGLAEYRRLLYVALTRARDVLLLSGTAEKRVPLSWWTMIDGRLGTDAALRARVRDVEAAALPPPADPLPPDAKALVEAEARVEAALQRVRGSTAVREPVSAVASAEALQDFIICPRRYRYIHQLGLTGHRPWELPAKSRPIWVEAGAWVETQGAPQMARLLLRELDFRWASVPVPERRAHLTALLQDLGHLPEEEGMEAALKMAERFLGTPFARILAASPSSALHRALPFGLELSSPGARGRVAVEGELDLLWETPEGEAWGVAYRPGKRHPLGPVAFAHELVVQGLAAKRLVKEGVPVRVGVAFLGEPSPEPEFLTLPGGLTEAAEPLEQAVRALAQSGMQDEWPSREAATCQALHCGFAEHCHPSPRAC; from the coding sequence GTGAGCGACGCGTCTCCGCTGGCCCTGGAGCGAAACCTCGCCCTGCTGGCGGGCGCGGGCGCGGGCAAGACGTACAGCCTGGTGACGATGGTGCTGCACCTGCTGGCGGGGGCGCGGGAAGCCGCCCCGGCGCTCCGGCCCGCGAAGCTGTGCATGTTGACCTTCACCGACAAGGCGGCGGCGGAGATGCGGGCCCGCACCCGCTCGCGCCTGGACGCACTGGCCCAGGCCGAGGCGAAGGAGCCGGAGCTGCGCGCCTCGCTGGAGCGGCTGGACCGCCCCTTTCCCGCCCAGGATGCCTGGCGGGCGATGCGCGAGGAGCTGGGCTCGGCCACGCTGGGCACCTTCCACTCGCTTTGTGGACAGCTCTTGCGCCGTGCGCCCCCGGGCCTGGGGATCGATCCGTCCTTCGAGGTGCTCGACGAGTTGGAGGCGAGCAATCTGGTGCAGGACGTGTGCGAGCGCGTGGTGCTGGACGCGCTGGAGGCGGGCGATGCGCGGGTGAGCGAGCTGTGCCAGGAGCTGACCTTCTCGGGCTCTGGCTTCGCCGACGGCCTCGTGGCCTCGCTGCGGCAGGTGTACGCCAAGCTGCGCGAGGAGGGGCTCCGGGCCGAGACCGCGGCCGTCTCGAACATCGAGGAGGCCCGCGCCGGACTGGAAGCCCTCTTCGCCGAGAGCCTGACGCTGTGTGCGTCGGCGAGGGAGCTGGATGCCAAGGGCGAGTGGCGCCTGCTGCGCGAGGCCTGCGAGCGGGCGCTGGAGGGGATGACGCCGGAGAACCTCTTCACGGCGGACCGGTTGCCCGCGCTCAAGGCCGCGTTCATGGCGGATGGCCGCAACTTCGCGCGGCTGAGCAAGGGGGCGGCGAGCCCCATCCGGGCGCTGTACTGGCGGATCTTCGGCAAGAGCGATGGCTCGGTGATACGGCTGGAGGACGCGTTCGCGGCCTGGCGCACGGCGCCCTTTGAAGTCACCTTCCGGAATCTGCTCGGCCAGGTCGAGGTGCGCCACGAGACCGAGTTCACCCGCCGCAACGTCTTCGACTTCACCGCGCTGCTCGTGAAGGCGAGGGATCTGTTGAGGGACCACCCCGCCTTCCGCCGTCAGGTGCAGGAGCGGATGGGGGCGCTGCTGGTGGACGAGTTCCAGGACACCAACCGGCTTCAGCTCGAGCTGGTGCTGCTGCTGTCCGAGCAGCGCGAGGGAGGGCCCCGGGCCCTGCGTCCGGACGAGGATCTCCGCGCCACGCTTCCGCTGGAGCCCGCGTTCCTGTGCGCGGTGGGCGATCGCAAGCAGTCCATCTACGAGTTCCGGGGCGCCGATGTCTCTGTCTTCGCGCTGCTGGCGGAGAAGATGGTCGCCGAGGGAGGAGCGAAGGGCTTTCTCCAGGACAACCGCCGCTCCGTGCCGGCGCTGCTGGACTTCTTCAACCGGGCCTTCGCGGGCGTGCTGGTGGCGAGTGATCCGCCCCGTCCCTACGAGGTGGAGTACGTCCCGAAGGAAGACGACCTGTCGCCGGTGCGACCCGCGCTCTCCGAGGAGCCCGCGGTGGAGCGGCTGCTCATTGGAGAGGCGGAGACCGCGGCGGAGGCGCGGGAGCGCGATGCCAACGCGGTGGCCCATCGGCTGCGCCTGATGTTGGCTCCGGGCGCGGCCCCTTGCGTGGCGCATGAGGATGGTCAGCGCCTGCGCCCCGCGCGAGGCGGGGACGTGGCCATTCTCCTGCGAACCTTCACCCACCTGGAGGTGTACCGGCAGGCGCTCATCCGCCATGGCGTGCCGCACCGGGTGCTGCGCGGGCGCGGCTTCTACGGGGCCCAGGAGGTGCTGGATCTGGCCTCGTTGCTGGCGCTGCTGGCCGATCCAGACGACTCCCTCGCACTGGCGGCGGTCCTGCGTTCGCCCTTGGTAGGGCTGTCGGACGCCTCCCTGTTCCGATTGTCGTCGGGCGATCAGGGCTTGTCGCTGGCTGGGGTGTTGCAAAAGGATCTGGCCGCGTGCGAGTTGGCCCCCAACGAGCGGTTGCGGCTGGAACGGTTCCTGACGGCGCTCCCTTCGCTGCGGCGTGAGCGGGACCGGCTCGGCGTGAAGGCCTTGCTTCAAGTGGCCATGAACATCACGGGCTACCGCGAGGCCATGGCGGGCACCCCGTACGCGGAGCAGGCCAGCGCCAACATCGACAAGTTGCTGGCGCTCGCGGGCCGGCGCGACGAACGGGGCACGGGCGGGTGCGTGGCGTTCGCCCGGGAACTGCGGATGCTCGTCGAGTCGGAGCCCACCGAGGCGCAAGCGGACTTGCTGGACGCAGGGGACCCTCGCGCGGTGCAGTTGCTCACCATTCACCGGGCCAAGGGGCTCGAGTGGCCCGTGGTGGTGGTACCGGGGCTCGGCGGAAAGCGGCGCTCCGAGAGCGCCCGGGTCCACTTCGAGCGGATCCACGGGCTGGTTTTGCGGCCGTGGTTGCCGGACACCCTGGAGAGCTTCAGCTCAGGCCGCTTCGAGGCGGTGAAGGACGAACTGGATGCGCGAGGGTTGGCGGAATACCGGCGCTTGCTCTACGTGGCGCTGACCCGGGCCCGGGACGTGTTGCTGCTGTCGGGCACGGCGGAGAAGCGGGTCCCCTTGTCCTGGTGGACGATGATCGATGGGCGCCTGGGAACGGACGCGGCGCTGCGGGCCCGTGTCCGGGACGTGGAGGCCGCGGCCTTGCCCCCACCTGCGGATCCACTGCCCCCGGACGCAAAGGCGCTCGTGGAGGCGGAAGCACGGGTAGAGGCCGCCCTCCAGCGCGTTCGCGGGAGCACGGCCGTCCGGGAGCCGGTGTCCGCCGTGGCCTCGGCCGAGGCACTCCAGGACTTCATCATCTGCCCGAGGCGCTACCGTTACATCCACCAGCTCGGGCTGACCGGCCATCGCCCTTGGGAGCTCCCGGCGAAGAGCAGGCCGATTTGGGTGGAAGCCGGGGCTTGGGTGGAAACCCAGGGAGCGCCCCAAATGGCGCGCTTGCTGCTCCGGGAGCTGGACTTCCGCTGGGCGAGTGTCCCCGTGCCGGAGCGCCGTGCGCACCTGACGGCCCTGCTTCAGGACCTGGGCCATCTGCCGGAGGAGGAGGGGATGGAGGCCGCGCTGAAGATGGCCGAGCGCTTCCTGGGCACGCCCTTCGCCCGGATCCTGGCGGCAAGCCCTTCGTCGGCCCTTCACCGGGCGTTGCCCTTCGGGCTGGAGCTGTCTTCGCCGGGGGCGCGGGGCAGGGTGGCCGTGGAGGGCGAGCTGGACCTGTTGTGGGAGACGCCAGAAGGGGAGGCGTGGGGGGTGGCATACCGGCCGGGAAAACGCCACCCCTTGGGACCCGTGGCCTTCGCGCACGAACTGGTGGTGCAGGGGCTTGCCGCGAAGCGCCTGGTCAAGGAAGGCGTTCCTGTCCGGGTGGGGGTGGCTTTCCTCGGAGAGCCCTCTCCGGAGCCGGAGTTTCTGACCCTGCCAGGGGGGCTGACGGAGGCCGCCGAGCCGCTGGAGCAGGCGGTACGCGCCCTGGCCCAGTCCGGCATGCAAGATGAATGGCCTTCCCGGGAGGCCGCGACGTGCCAGGCTTTACATTGTGGTTTTGCGGAACACTGTCACCCCTCCCCCCGTGCGTGCTAA
- a CDS encoding adenylosuccinate synthase: MPNVVVVGAQWGDEGKGKVVDLLTEHAQVVVRFQGGNNAGHTLVVGGQKTVLHLIPSGILHPGKTCVIGNGVVVDPAVLVGEMDALKARGFLKEASHLLISDNAHVIFPWHKLLDTYREKARGGSAIGTTGRGIGPAYEDKVARRGIRVRDLLQPERLRKRIDERLPLVLEELRELCQKAGEPVPPLDAAQLQEEFSSLGEKLRPHVGDASLFLASQVARGARILFEGAQGTLLDVDHGTYPYVTSSNCVAGNAAVGSGLGPTAIDKVMGISKAYTTRVGGGPFPTELSDTLGEQLRRVGDEFGATTGRPRRCGWLDGVVLRYAVRVNGLSSLALTKLDVLSGIKTLQLCNAYELDGQRISELPGDYEDLGRVKPVYETLPGWEEKLTGVRTFDELPESAKRYVRRVEEISGVPVTCISVGADRGETVLLQNPFRS; the protein is encoded by the coding sequence ATGCCGAATGTCGTCGTCGTTGGAGCGCAGTGGGGAGATGAGGGGAAGGGCAAGGTCGTCGACCTGCTCACGGAGCACGCCCAGGTGGTGGTGCGCTTCCAGGGGGGCAACAACGCGGGCCATACCCTGGTCGTCGGCGGTCAGAAGACCGTTCTGCACTTGATTCCTTCCGGCATCCTGCACCCAGGCAAGACCTGTGTGATTGGCAACGGAGTGGTGGTGGATCCGGCGGTGCTCGTCGGAGAGATGGATGCGCTCAAGGCGCGCGGCTTCCTGAAGGAGGCCTCGCACCTGCTCATCTCGGACAACGCCCACGTCATCTTCCCGTGGCACAAGCTGCTCGACACCTACCGTGAGAAGGCCCGGGGCGGCAGCGCCATCGGGACCACGGGGCGGGGCATCGGCCCGGCCTACGAGGACAAGGTGGCCCGGCGGGGCATCCGCGTGCGCGACTTGCTCCAGCCCGAGCGCCTGCGCAAGCGCATCGACGAGCGGCTCCCGCTGGTGTTGGAGGAACTGCGCGAGCTGTGCCAGAAGGCCGGTGAGCCGGTGCCGCCGCTGGATGCCGCGCAGCTCCAGGAGGAGTTCTCCAGCCTGGGCGAGAAGCTCCGTCCCCACGTGGGGGATGCCTCGCTGTTCCTGGCGAGCCAGGTGGCCCGGGGGGCGCGCATCCTCTTCGAGGGCGCCCAGGGGACGCTGCTGGACGTGGACCATGGCACCTACCCCTACGTCACCAGCTCCAACTGCGTGGCGGGCAATGCGGCGGTGGGCTCGGGGCTGGGCCCCACGGCCATCGACAAGGTGATGGGCATCAGCAAGGCGTACACCACGCGCGTGGGCGGAGGCCCGTTCCCCACCGAGCTGAGCGACACGCTGGGAGAGCAACTGCGCCGCGTGGGAGACGAGTTCGGCGCGACCACGGGCCGCCCCCGCCGCTGCGGCTGGCTGGACGGCGTGGTGCTGCGCTACGCGGTCCGCGTCAACGGCCTGAGCAGCCTGGCCCTGACGAAGCTGGACGTGCTGTCGGGCATCAAGACCTTGCAGCTCTGCAACGCCTACGAGCTGGACGGCCAGCGCATCTCCGAGCTTCCGGGCGACTACGAGGACTTGGGGCGCGTCAAGCCGGTGTACGAGACGTTGCCCGGCTGGGAGGAGAAGCTCACCGGGGTGCGCACCTTCGACGAGCTGCCGGAGAGCGCCAAGCGGTACGTCCGCCGGGTGGAGGAGATCTCCGGCGTGCCCGTCACCTGCATCTCGGTGGGAGCGGACCGGGGCGAGACGGTCCTTCTCCAGAACCCCTTCCGGAGCTGA